CCACCGGTCGCCAGCACGATGCCCTGCTTTTCGGTTAGCTCGTTGATAATTTTTTCTTCACGATCGCGGAAACCCGCTTCGCCTTCAACGTCAAACACCCAGCCTACATCCGCTCCGGTACGTCGCTCAATTTCCTGATCGGAATCGAAAAATTCCATATTGAGTTGCTGAGCTAACTGACGACCAATAGTGCTTTTGCCGGCACCCATCGGCCCAACCAGAAAGATATTGCGTTTCTCTGCCATTTTGTCGGTATTACTAAGAATTCGTTGATGATACCCCGCGTTCAGCTTTTGCTGGCGGGACAGGAACTGAGACCTCATGAGCGTTAGCAAGAGTCAGACGAAAAATTATCTCAACACTCATGGCCGTTTGGCAACCGAATAAATTGCCCCCGGCGACCTCTTAACAGGACCGGTCTGTGGTTCGCGAGACGGTAACGCACCTCCGCTACCCCTTTAATACTTCAGGTTACAGGTATACTGGTTGCGATCAATTATCCCCAATCACCTACTGCTACGGGGGATTCGCTCCCTTGTTGCCTTCCTGCAACACACATTATTTGGGGTGTACATTCTTCTGACGCCAGTATCGCTTGTGACTGTCGCCCACCGGGAGGTTTTTTGTCGCGTTCCGTTACACCGTTTAAAAATCGCTAAACCTTGTAAGCTAATTCCTGTCCTGCGTCAACGCAGTTGGCATCATTGAGCGAATTTTCCTCATTATCCTGACGTAAGCGCTGCTTCCCTGACCAGTCTGGGTGTGATGAAAATCACCAGTTCCTTTTTTTTATGCTCATCCGTTTGATGGCGAAACAGATTTCCCAACAGCGGTAATTCCCCCAGCCAGGGCACCCGATGCTCTCCCTGCGAACGCTGCTGCTGGAAAATGCCGCCCAGCGCTAACGTTTCGCCATCGCGCAGCGTTACCTGCGTGTCGATTTCCTGCTTATCGATACTTAACGCCTGATGCTCACCGGTGTTAATGGTGCGACCCGGCATGTTCTGGCTCAGTCGCAGTTTTAACTGAATGCGTCCGTTTCCCAGTACCACTGGCGTCACTTCCATCCCCAGCACCGCTTCTTTAAATTCAATCGCCGTCGCGCCGCTATTACCGGATTTCACCTCATAGGGGATTTCCGTTCCCTGTTTAATGGTGGCGGTTTGCTGATGCGAGGTAAAAAGCCGTGGACTGGCGATGATTTCAATCTGGCTTTCCTGTTCCAGTGCGCTTAGCTCAAGGTTGAGCAATTCTCCCCCCACCTGTCCGAGTGTCACGCCCATGCGAAAGGCAGGATTGCTCACCGCCAGCGGAATCTCCAGTTGTGGATTGCGCAGGGCCTGCATCACGTCTTCTGCGGGTGACATCCCCCAATTGACCCCCAATTCGCGCAAATGCTCCTCGCTGATGGTCACGATATGAGCCGACAGCTCGACCTGCTCCAGCGGCAAATCCAGCGCACTGAGCCAGCGAGTCGCTTCTTTTAATGCCTGGGGCGTATCCCGCAGCAACAGGCTGTTGGTGCGGTTATCCACCGTGGCGCTGCCGCGCGGTGTCAGCAGCGAGCGTTCTGCCTGCAAACTGCGCCAGATATCGCCAGCATTGGCGTAATGAAAGGTCACGGTTTGTTGTGCCAGCGCGATTTGCTGCTGCTGTTCTTCGCGTTCCGCCTGGGCTTTTTGCGTCTGCCATTGTTGCCAGCTTTCCGGATAAACCAGCAATACCCCCTCTTCGTGCACCACACTCAGTCGTGCCAGCCGGGATACCAGCGTCAGCGCCCGCTGCCAGTCAACATCTTCCAGCCGTAGCGAGAGCCGCCCTTCAACGCCAGGCGCAATCAACAGGTTAGTTTGCTGATAATCCGCCAGCGCCTGCAAAATACGCTCAACCGGCGCATCGTCAAACACCAGACTTAACCGCTGCTCAGTGGCGTGCAGTGGCGCGGTCAGCCACAGCAGCAACAGTATCCATGCCTTCATCCGTGGCATAAAAACCTCCTTTTATTTGTAGGGTGATCTGCTGCGATGAACAGCTCTGGTCCGCAGTCAGGCGCAGTGTTCGTGACGTTACCTGCTGCACGCGCCAGCTCGAAAAAGGTAAAAACATCTGCTCAGTCAGCCTGATACTTTTGCCCTGTGGCGAGCGCAGCCAGGCAACATAACGCTGGGGAGTGCCGACGATGCCCTGCAACCGCCATCCTTCAACAGAGGTAACAACGGTATGACAAATGGCAGGCGCAACCGGCTGGAAAGGATCACGCGCCAGCGCGAAGGCGCTGTACAGTATCAACAGCAGGACAATGCTACTGCGCATCACTTTTCTCCAGCCAAAACTGTGCCATCAAGCCCCCTTGTTCCGACTGCAATTGAAAGCGTTCGGGAACAGGCAATGTCGTGTGCGCCAGCTCAGCAAACAGCGGAGTGAACTGCTGCCAGTTCAGCCTTAACACCACCTGCTGCGGCTGGCTTTCCGGCTGCCATGTGTCCAGTTGAGTGCCCCGCGCGGCCAGGATGGACTCCAGCAGCTTTGGCGAGTCACCCATCACGAGGGGTTGCTGTAACCTGTTGATTTCAGACATCAGTTCATCAGCTGTGGGCCACAAAGCCAGCTGCTGCTGACGCTGTTGTTCCAGTTGGGTCTGCTGTATCAGCTGACGTTCCCGCTCAGCCCGCGCCTGTTGCTGGGGCAACAACATGACCAACCAACCTGCCGCCAATATCGGTAATGACAGCGCCAGCAGCCAGACCGCTCGCCATGTGAGCGTCAGTTGTCGCCAGCGTTGCAGCCATTCATTCACCGCTCACCTCCTGGACCTGGGCGCGCAGGGTGAAACGATAGTGTCCATCTGGCTGGCGTTGCACATTTCCCTGACGAATCACCGGAAATAGCGGCAAGGTTGCCAGTTGAGAGCGAAAATCACTTACCGCGGCCATCCCGGATGCCAGCCCTTCCAGTAATAATTGCCCTTGCCTGCGTTCAATACGGCTGAGCCAGAGTGTTTCCGGCATCAGTTGCGGTAATCGCTGCCAGAACTGTTGCCAGGCCTGGTGCTGCAACCGTCGGGTCTGTTGCCTGTGTTGCGCCTGCACCAGGAAATCGCGCTGATGCATTAATGCCTGACGGGCATGAATATGTTGTTCCAGCGCGCTAAGCCGCAGAGAAATCGCCTGTTGCTCAGCACGCTGTTGCTGCGCTGTGTGATACCCCTGCCAGACGCCTGACAGCACCACCAGCAGAGCGATACCCGGTGCGCTCACCAGTATCATCAGACTCCGCTGACGCTGACGTTGCCACTGCTGGACGCGCCAGGGGAGCAGGTTTACCGTCAACATCAGGTATCCTCCGGGCGCAACGCCAGCCCGAGAGCCAGCGCAAAAACGCCCTCGTTTTCCGGTTGCGGTAGCTGCAAATAGCGCAGCAGCGAAAAGGGTTTGATGGCGGTAAATCCGTCGACAGGTGCCGTACACAGCATCGTCTCTGCCTGGGGAAACGTCTCCTGTAAATGCGTCAGCGACAGTGGCCCGCTACCCGATCCAGAGACAACCTCTGAACCGGCCAGATACCACAGCCAGTGATCGCTTAACGGATGAATCAGCAATTGTTGAGGGTTGAGCCGCAGGCGCTGCGCAACCTGCGCCAGTGCCAGGCTGCTCAACTCAAACACATCGGGCTGTAAACCAGCTTGTTGTAAGGGGGTGAGCCATTGTGCAATCACTTCGCGCCGTGCCGCCG
This genomic stretch from Pantoea cypripedii harbors:
- a CDS encoding PilN domain-containing protein translates to MLTVNLLPWRVQQWQRQRQRSLMILVSAPGIALLVVLSGVWQGYHTAQQQRAEQQAISLRLSALEQHIHARQALMHQRDFLVQAQHRQQTRRLQHQAWQQFWQRLPQLMPETLWLSRIERRQGQLLLEGLASGMAAVSDFRSQLATLPLFPVIRQGNVQRQPDGHYRFTLRAQVQEVSGE
- a CDS encoding HofP DNA utilization family protein; translation: MRSSIVLLLILYSAFALARDPFQPVAPAICHTVVTSVEGWRLQGIVGTPQRYVAWLRSPQGKSIRLTEQMFLPFSSWRVQQVTSRTLRLTADQSCSSQQITLQIKGGFYATDEGMDTVAAVADRATARH
- the hofQ gene encoding DNA uptake porin HofQ, whose product is MKAWILLLLWLTAPLHATEQRLSLVFDDAPVERILQALADYQQTNLLIAPGVEGRLSLRLEDVDWQRALTLVSRLARLSVVHEEGVLLVYPESWQQWQTQKAQAEREEQQQQIALAQQTVTFHYANAGDIWRSLQAERSLLTPRGSATVDNRTNSLLLRDTPQALKEATRWLSALDLPLEQVELSAHIVTISEEHLRELGVNWGMSPAEDVMQALRNPQLEIPLAVSNPAFRMGVTLGQVGGELLNLELSALEQESQIEIIASPRLFTSHQQTATIKQGTEIPYEVKSGNSGATAIEFKEAVLGMEVTPVVLGNGRIQLKLRLSQNMPGRTINTGEHQALSIDKQEIDTQVTLRDGETLALGGIFQQQRSQGEHRVPWLGELPLLGNLFRHQTDEHKKKELVIFITPRLVREAALTSG
- the pilM gene encoding pilus assembly protein PilM, with protein sequence MVFQRWQIGLDIQNGQFCAVAIQRRRHGWQLRHWQQQALPQDTLRNGVLQSSPALLAVLQQWRRQLPGRYSLRVGLPPQLVLQRALPLPDTTLREPALNRYVQASAQRLFPVEPASLALDYRASSLSQLCITAARREVIAQWLTPLQQAGLQPDVFELSSLALAQVAQRLRLNPQQLLIHPLSDHWLWYLAGSEVVSGSGSGPLSLTHLQETFPQAETMLCTAPVDGFTAIKPFSLLRYLQLPQPENEGVFALALGLALRPEDT